In a single window of the Elaeis guineensis isolate ETL-2024a chromosome 8, EG11, whole genome shotgun sequence genome:
- the LOC105034344 gene encoding LOW QUALITY PROTEIN: limonoid 21-O-acetyltransferse (The sequence of the model RefSeq protein was modified relative to this genomic sequence to represent the inferred CDS: deleted 1 base in 1 codon), which produces MLAVQIISKETIKPSSPTPQNLHSLPLSLLDQIAPQIYSHILLFYSKNPPQTLIQLKSSLSKTLTHFYPLGGRIKASKDDNTLYVECNDDGVEFIHAQTNAELDSVLLQPPIDQFNELLPIKASNFRYGDPLLAVQLTWFKPHGFVLGFSISHLIADGASMAMFLNRWADVARGLELHPAPRFDSMAAFPPRPQFTTNQARSKRAVNLLDYKEVRDEPRAIARLRGGGGYDNGRVHAPTRIEALSALVLRCLVRARGEAARGKRAVAAHSVNLRRRLSPPLSDESFGNLWISVAAVGKLVGDGCDDGSGQGVLEEALRNGVREVDEEYVRRKAEERWLGRDGMDGVVEGDSEVWIFSSWCRMPWYKTDFGWGEPEWVGCGISDMKDVCILIDTKDGDGMEVWLWLRAEEMERVERDPEFLDFISS; this is translated from the exons ATGTTGGCAGTCCAAATCATCTCCAAAGAAACCATCAAACCCTCCTCCCCAACCCCCCAAAACCTCCACTCCCTGCCACTCTCTCTCCTCGACCAAATCGCACCTCAAATCTACAGCCACATCCTCCTCTTCTACTCCAAGAATCCACCACAAACACTCATTCAATTGAAGTCATCCCTCTCGAAAACCTTAACACACTTCTATCCATTAGGTGGAAGGATTAAAGCTTCCAAGGATGATAACACTCTCTATGTGGAGTGCAATGATGATGGTGTAGAGTTCATCCATGCCCAAACAAACGCCGAGCTCGACTCCGTCCTCCTCCAACCTCCCATCGATCAATTCAACGAGCTCCTACCAATCAAAGCAAGCAACTTCCGATATGGTGATCCCCTCCTTGCGGTGCAGCTCACTTGGTTCAAACCTCACGGATTCGTGCTAGGTTTCTCCATCTCCCACCTCATCGCCGACGGCGCCTCCATGGCCATGTTCCTGAACCGCTGGGCCGACGTCGCCCGCGGGCTCGAGTTGCATCCGGCTCCCCGGTTCGACTCCATGGCCGCGTTCCCTCCTCGGCCTCAGTTCACCACCAACCAAGCACGAAGCAAGAGAGCGGTCAACCTGCTG GATTATAAAGAGGTTCGTGATGAGCCGAGAGCGATAGCGAGGCTGAGAGGAGGAGGCGGCTACGACAATGGCCGAGTGCATGCACCGACGCGCATCGAGGCGCTGTCGGCGCTGGTCTTGCGTTGCCTCGTGCGAGCGCGAGGGGAGGCGGCGCGAGGGAAGAGAGCGGTCGCTGCGCACTCTGTGAACCTTCGCAGGAGGCTGTCGCCGCCTTTATCGGATGAATCCTTCGGGAATCTGTGGATCAGCGTGGCCGCGGTGGGGAAGTTGGTAGGAGATGGGTGTGATGATGGAAGTGGGCAGGGGGTGTTGGAGGAGGCTTTAAGGAATGGGGTGAGAGAGGTGGATGAAGAATATGTGAGGAGGAAAGCTGAGGAGAGGTGGTTGGGGAGGGATGGGATGGATGGAGTGGTGGAGGGGGACAGTGAGGTTTGGATATTTAGTAGTTGGTGCAGGATGCCATGGTATAAGACCGACTTTGGGTGGGGAGAGCCAGAGTGGGTTGGATGTGGGATCAGTGATATGAAGGATGTTTGTATACTGATTGATACCAAGGATGGGGATGGAATGGAGGTTTGGTTGTGGTTGAGAGCAGAGGAGATGGAGAGGGTGGAGAGGGACCCTGAATTCCTGGACTTCATCTCCTCTTAG